A genomic stretch from Erigeron canadensis isolate Cc75 chromosome 9, C_canadensis_v1, whole genome shotgun sequence includes:
- the LOC122580809 gene encoding ABC transporter G family member 23, translating into MVSCFHPPAVEDDSAALFTASDDSPDQSTSPSSSSHHSLPPPYPSKPSYKLTVKNLSYTIKTDPQFSLSWLLSKPDYINILKSVSFAAQSSEIMAIVGPSGSGKSSLLHFISGRVRSNTLDPKTTISLNDFPITSPSQMKKICGFVAQEDNLLPLLTVKETLMYSAKFRLKELSSKEKDERVECLMRELGLVHVRDSYVGDEDDRGISGGERKRVSIGVDMIPDPPILLLDEPTSGLDSSSALQVIELLSSMAISKQRTIILSIHQPSYRVLQYISNFLILSNGSVIHNGSLESLEETINQLGFEIPAQINALEFSMEIKEILETSYNSKEPISTFRELLEPSFATVWAEQTNGTFQELLRRDQSVERSQYKHSLYEILILCTRFWKTIYRTKQLFLARTMQAVVGGLGLGSVYVNVKNNENGIAERLGLFAFSLSFLLSSTVEALPIYLQERRVLMKEASRGAYKTSSYMIANTIVFLPFLFVIGLLFAIPVYWLVGLDPSFTAFAFFVFVVWLIVLMASSLVLFLSAVSPDFISGNSLICTVLGAFFLFSGYFIPKEVIPKYWMFMYYVSLYRYPLDSWLINEYWGRREVCFSEEQPGSICMVTGHDILKGRGLEWDTRWMNVGIMFGFFVFYRVLCWIILARKVSKTTI; encoded by the coding sequence ATGGTATCTTGCTTCCACCCTCCCGCTGTTGAGGATGACTCCGCTGCCCTCTTCACCGCCTCCGACGACTCCCCGGACCAATCCACTAGCCCGTCCTCTTCCTCCCACCATTCCTTACCACCACCTTACCCATCCAAACCATCATACAAACTCACTGTCAAAAATCTTTCCTACACCATCAAAACAGACCCACAATTCTCACTTTCATGGCTCCTAAGCAAGCCAGACTATATTAACATTCTCAAGTCGGTATCATTTGCTGCTCAAAGCTCAGAGATCATGGCAATTGTTGGCCCGAGTGGCAGTGGGAAGTCAAGTTTGCTTCATTTTATCTCGGGTCGTGTTAGAAGTAACACATTGGATCCAAAAACTACCATTTCACTTAACGATTTCCCGATCACAAGTCCATCACAAATGAAAAAGATTTGTGGGTTTGTGGCACAAGAGGATAACTTGCTTCCTTTGCTAACTGTGAAGGAAACTTTGATGTATAGTGCCAAATTTAGGCTAAAAGAATTGAGTTCTAAAGAGAAAGACGAGAGGGTTGAGTGTTTGATGCGTGAGCTCGGGTTAGTTCATGTACGGGACAGTTATGTGGGAGATGAAGATGATAGAGGGATATCAGGAGGAGAAAGAAAACGGGTGTCGATTGGGGTTGATATGATTCCCGACCCACCCATATTACTCCTGGATGAGCCTACATCAGGGTTAGATAGTAGCTCGGCTTTGCAAGTGATTGAGCTACTATCAAGCATGGCTATATCAAAGCAAAGAACCATCATTCTATCTATCCACCAGCCGAGTTATCGAGTCCTCCAATACATTTCAAACTTCTTAATCCTTTCAAATGGTTCAGTAATCCATAATGGTTCCCTCGAGTCACTTGAGGAAACCATTAATCAGCTGGGTTTTGAAATCCCAGCACAGATAAATGCACTCGAGTTCTCAATGGAAATCAAAGAGATTCTCGAAACATCTTATAACTCAAAAGAACCTATTAGCACGTTTAGAGAACTTTTGGAGCCTTCTTTTGCCACAGTATGGGCAGAACAAACAAATGGCACGTTTCAAGAGCTTTTAAGAAGAGATCAAAGCGTGGAAAGAAGTCAATATAAACATAGTTTATACGAGATTCTAATCCTTTGCACACGATTTTGGAAGACAATTTATAGGACTAAACAACTGTTCTTGGCGAGAACGATGCAAGCTGTTGTTGGGGGGCTTGGTTTAGGGAGCGTCTATGTGAATGTCAAGAACAACGAAAATGGGATCGCTGAAAGACTGGGTCTTTTCGCATTTAGTCTTAGCTTTCTCCTTTCTTCTACTGTTGAAGCGCTCCCTATATACCTTCAAGAACGTCGAGTCTTGATGAAAGAAGCCTCAAGGGGAGCCTACAAGACTTCTTCATATATGATAGCCAACACAATCGTGTTCTTACCCTTTCTTTTTGTAATCGGGCTTCTTTTTGCCATCCCAGTTTATTGGCTAGTCGGGCTTGATCCATCATTCACTGCATTCGCCTTTTTTGTATTTGTGGTCTGGCTGATTGTGCTCATGGCTAGCTCACTAGTTCTCTTCTTAAGTGCAGTTTCACCCGATTTCATTTCAGGGAATTCTCTCATCTGCACGGTTCTTGGTGCATTTTTCCTGTTTTCAGGATACTTCATACCAAAAGAAGTGATTCCAAAGTACTGGATGTTTATGTACTATGTGTCGTTATATCGATACCCATTAGACTCGTGGCTGATTAATGAGTATTGGGGCAGGAGGGAGGTTTGTTTCTCCGAGGAGCAGCCTGGTTCGATATGTATGGTCACCGGCCATGACATCTTGAAGGGCAGAGGGCTTGAATGGGACACTAGATGGATGAATGTGGGGATCATGTTTGGTTTCTTTGTGTTTTATAGGGTACTTTGTTGGATCATTCTTGCAAGAAAGGTCTCTAAAACaacaatataa
- the LOC122583449 gene encoding disease resistance protein RUN1-like, translated as MVILSEIVEGSATHTYDVFLSFRGADTRNSFTDHLYNALIDAGINTFLDDEEIETGEDLKPELEDAIRSSRASVIVLSENYATSSWCLDELALILDQRRVSDQIVIPIFYHVDPTDVRKQQNSFGDAMGEHRRKKMEAGTNAKKRDRWGQKMDGWKNALTEVANLKGKDVNGRKESDFIQEIVSEILQSLGVHLSDALPLLIGRYHHIGKITSWLTDGSFNHNANVLTVLGMSGIGKTSLAKYVFHLHSRKFDKSSFLEGISLRCTGKFNGLVDVQKQLYDDILKKNKPPVHDSCAYTSKIEKVLSRVKVLLVLDDIDSVHQLDALLGNKGLHPGSKIIITTRDMSLTERCALFKPGFEPTHTKLLIESLYRFEAVELLSMHAFNCKDPKEGYEEVVEKLLKYCEGHPLALEVLGKSLRNRDIAYWEACVDNLKKGTHSGIRKVLQMSYDSLPFPNDKELFKHIACFFVGLDREISEKILMSCDINTTSGIPNLIERCLLSVDQWDNSLKMHQMIQEMGKAIVREESPDHPGKRSRLWCHDESLKVLKRKKGTENLKGLVLDTRMLEKEKPFDLKTDAFRNMDNLMILQLNYVQLSGSYEDFPEELRWLRLHGFPLKFIPSDIPMENLVVLDMSYSKIESFGTYRTDCYPQPLEGGQKLTPLLEQLIGSCSEDKRILGSLKILDVSFCEQLDKLGGFYELPTLERLIARNCIRLIKICESLEECIELVYIDLSYCVKLEKLPTAIGKLKNVETLLLDGCDTSSSIMEEVPSHLNFNVISLLSSLVRLSLANNNLSNESFPMDMSSLSSLKYLCLDENPIVYMPSCVRSLCILEELHMRNCKTLMTIEHPPTTLKRLYSHSDKSMLQRIIFDPDMSPSRTFMGTSRPWSYEIEGMVKVQALESVEEKVLSTLGWTHLFEFDFLKKSHVVTYRRLRGRAKEYQIQMYYEFGIFSTFYGGQGMPDGISWNIRSPPLEVAGDFDISFTVPSSPKKQQLRGLNLCYVQRKEDYGQNSQELFKKYGYPLDGLFYPPVIEIRNKTKGLTWIYKHCIGGFDVGGEWLTYISYWMFGMNEMEAGDEIIITEKKGCQLDQRTENCGVNFVYEDDQGTMENDESMEYYKSWNHIIGGDLSAFETTTGEYVLYHPQISRSSNKYPPIYWGKYACVKYKEATLPFRAFSKRKIPK; from the exons ATGGTTATTCTCAGTGAAATTGTAGAAGGATCCGCAACTCACACATATGATGTATTTCTAAGTTTCAGAGGAGCCGATACTCGTAATAGTTTCACCGATCACCTCTACAACGCCCTGATTGACGCCGGTATAAATACCTTTCTAGATGATGAAGAGATCGAAACCGGAGAAGACCTGAAACCTGAACTGGAGGATGCCATCAGATCATCAAGGGCTTCTGTGATAGTGCTGTCCGAGAATTACGCTACTTCCTCATGGTGTCTTGATGAGCTGGCATTGATCCTTGACCAACGTCGGGTCTCTGACCAGATTGTTATACCAATCTTCTATCATGTTGATCCCACTGACGTAAGGAAGCAACAAAACAGCTTCGGAGATGCCATGGGGGAGCACAGACGGAAGAAGATGGAGGCCGGAACAAATGCTAAAAAAAGAGATAGATGGGGTCAAAAGATGGATGGGTGGAAGAATGCACTCACAGAGGTTGCCAACTTAAAAGGGAAAGACGTCAATGGCAG GAAAGAGTCAGATTTTATTCAGGAAATTGTTAGCGAAATCCTTCAAAGTTTAGGTGTACACTTAAGTGATGCTTTGCCACTCCTGATTGGGAGATACCATCACATTGGAAAAATCACATCATGGTTGACTGATGGTTCCTTCAATCATAATGCTAACGTTCTCACAGTTTTAGGCATGAGTGGGATTGGGAAGACATCTTTGGCCAAATATGTCTTCCATCTTCACTCTCGTAAGTTCGACAAGAGCAGCTTTCTTGAAGGTATCAGTCTAAGATGTACCGGAAAATTTAATGGATTGGTTGATGTACAAAAGCAACTTTATGATGACATCTTAAAAAAGAACAAACCACCAGTTCATGATTCTTGTGCATATACCTCTAAGATCGAGAAAGTGTTATCTCGTGTGAAGGTGTTGCTAGTCCTTGATGATATCGATAGTGTTCACCAGTTGGATGCGTTGCTCGGAAACAAAGGTCTTCATCCAGGTagcaaaatcataataacaacCAGGGACATGTCGTTGACAGAGAGGTGTGCATTATTCAAACCGGGTTTTGAACCCACGCATACAAAGCTCCTTATTGAAAGCTTATATAGATTCGAAGCAGTGGAGCTATTAAGTATGCATGCATTCAATTGCAAAGATCCCAAAGAAGGCTATGAAGAGGTTGTAGAGAAGCTTCTCAAGTACTGTGAAGGACATCCGTTGGCTCTTGAAGTTCTTGGCAAGTCCCTACGTAATCGAGATATAGCTTATTGGGAAGCATGCGTAGATAACTTAAAGAAAGGAACTCATTCGGGTATAAGGAAGGTCTTGCAAATGAGTTACGATTCCTTGCCATTCCCAAATGATAAGGAATTGTTCAAGCATATCGcttgtttttttgttggattAGATCGAGAGATTAGTGAGAAAATACTAATGTCATGTGATATAAACACAACATCTGGAATCCCAAATCTCATTGAGAGATGCCTTCTTAGTGTTGATCAATGGGATAACAGCTTAAAGATGCATCAAATGATTCAAGAGATGGGGAAAGCTATAGTACGTGAAGAATCACCCGATCATCCAGGGAAGCGTAGTCGGTTGTGGTGTCACGATGAGTCATTGAaagtgttaaaaagaaaaaaa GGTACTGAAAATCTGAAAGGCCTTGTCCTTGACACAAGAATGCTTGAGAAAGAGAAGCCTTTTGATCTCAAAACAGATGCCTTTAGAAATATGGATAACTTAATGATACTACAACTCAACTATGTGCAACTCAGTGGGTCTTACGAGGATTTTCCAGAAGAACTAAGATGGTTGCGTTTGCATGGGTTCCCTCTAAAGTTTATACCTTCAGACATACCAATGGAGAACCTGGTTGTCCTCGACATGTCATACAGCAAAATCGAATCATTTGGAACTTACCGTACTGATTGTTACCCTCAACCACTTGAGGGCGGGCAAAag ctcACTCCTTTACTTGAGCAGTTGATAGGATCATGTTCAGAAGACAAAAGAATCCTTGGATCATTGAAGATTCTTGATGTGAGTTTCTGTGAACAACTTGATAAACTCGGCGGCTTTTATGAACTCCCTACACTTGAGAGGTTAATAGCTAGAAATTGCATACGTTTGATTAAGATTTGTGAATCACTTGAGGAATGTATTGAACTTGTCTACATCGATCTTAGCTACTGTGTGAAGCTAGAAAAGCTTCCAACAGCAATAGGTAAGTTGAAGAATGTTGAAACGCTGTTGCTAGATGGTTGTGATACCTCTTCTTCCATTATGGAGGAAGTTCCAAGTCATTTGAATTTCAACGTGATTTCCTTACTGAGTTCGTTAGTAAGGTTATCACTTGCAAATAATAATTTGTCCAACGAATCCTTTCCGATGGACATGAGTAGCCTGTCATCGTTAAAGTACTTATGTTTAGATGAGAATCCTATCGTGTATATGCCTAGTTGTGTAAGAAGCCTTTGTATTCTTGAGGAGCTTCATATGAGAAACTGTAAAACTTTGATGACAATCGAGCATCCTCCAACTACGCTAAAACGGTTATATTCACATTCAGATAAGTCTATGTTACAGAGAATTATATTTGATCCAGATATGTCTCCAAGCCGTACATTTATGGGTACATCGCGACCTTGGTCATATGAAATAGAAGGGATGGTGAAAGTCCAAGCACTGGAAAGTGTTGAGGAAAAGGTATTATCTACTTTGGGCTGGACTCACTTATTTGAATTTGACTTCCTTAAGAAAAGTCACGTTGTAACTTATCGTCGTCTCCGTGGAAGAGCAAAGGAATATCAAATCCAG ATGTATTATGAATTTGGGATATTCAGCACTTTTTATGGAGGGCAAGGGATGCCAGATGGGATTAGTTGGAATATACGGAGCCCGCCTTTGGAAGTTGCAGGAGACTTTGATATATCCTTTACAGTTCCTTCATCTCCTAAAAAGCAGCAGCTCAGAGGTCTGAATTTATGCTACGTGCAGAGGAAGGAGGACTATGGACAAAACTCCCAAGAGCTCTTCAAGAAATATGGATATCCGCTTGACGGATTGTTTTATCCGCCAGTGATTGAAATAAGGAATAAAACAAAAGGCCTCACCTGGATATACAAGCATTGTATTGGGGGATTTGATGTAGGTGGAGAATGGTTAACGTATATAAGCTACTGGATGTTTGGGATGAATGAAATGGAAGCCGGAGATGAAATTATTATTACCGAGAAAAAAGGCTGCCAACTTGACCAGCGTACAGAGAACTGTGGGGTGAATTTTGTGTATGAAGATGATCAAGGAACCATGGAAAATGATGAAAGTATGGAATATTACAAGTCATGGAATCACATCATTGGTGGCGATCTTTCGGCTTTTGAAACGACCACTGGAGAATACGTCCTATATCACCCGCAAATTTCACGATCTTCTAACAAGTACCCGCCCATTTACTGGGGTAAATATGCATGCGTAAAATATAAAG AAGCGACCCTTCCTTTTAGAGCTTTCTCCAAGAGGAAAATTCCTAAGTAA